In a single window of the Alphaproteobacteria bacterium genome:
- a CDS encoding FliM/FliN family flagellar motor switch protein has translation MAEKPMNLRVEPGDGAIGDVDVEIYAVLGQSTMLVSQLLKIGRGAIIELDQRTSDPVEIQVNQQAIAYGEIITLDDKLGVTITEIIKKNIY, from the coding sequence ATGGCGGAAAAGCCTATGAACCTCAGGGTCGAGCCGGGCGACGGCGCAATCGGGGATGTCGATGTCGAAATTTACGCCGTCCTCGGCCAGTCGACGATGCTGGTCAGCCAGCTTCTGAAAATCGGCCGTGGCGCAATTATCGAACTGGATCAGCGAACCTCCGACCCGGTCGAAATACAGGTCAACCAGCAGGCCATCGCCTATGGCGAGATCATCACTCTGGACGACAAGCTTGGTGTCACGATAACCGAAATCATCAAGAAAAACATTTATTGA